A single window of Methylobacterium nodulans ORS 2060 DNA harbors:
- a CDS encoding DUF5681 domain-containing protein codes for MSRKSAEGTQAGKPRGRPFTAGNPGRPRGSRNKTSLAVAALLDGEAEALTRKAVELAIGGDTVALRLCLERICPPRKDRPVHFSMPAIKTQADLPKATHALLQAVAAGDLTPSEASDIGRAVDAHVRAVELTEVAERLARLEEMQARQA; via the coding sequence ATGTCGCGAAAGAGCGCGGAAGGTACGCAGGCAGGAAAGCCCCGGGGTAGGCCGTTCACGGCAGGCAATCCGGGCCGGCCCCGCGGATCACGCAACAAGACCTCGCTGGCCGTTGCGGCGCTCCTGGACGGAGAGGCCGAGGCCCTGACCCGCAAGGCCGTCGAGCTGGCCATCGGCGGCGACACCGTCGCGCTCCGCCTCTGCCTGGAGCGGATCTGCCCGCCGCGCAAGGACCGACCCGTGCACTTCAGCATGCCGGCCATCAAGACCCAGGCGGATCTGCCGAAGGCAACCCACGCACTTCTGCAGGCCGTCGCCGCGGGGGACCTCACGCCATCTGAAGCTTCGGACATCGGCAGGGCGGTCGATGCGCACGTGCGCGCCGTCGAGCTGACCGAGGTCGCCGAGCGCCTGGCTCGGCTGGAGGAGATGCAAGCGCGTCAAGCCTGA
- a CDS encoding HGGxSTG domain-containing protein: protein MHLSPLYGAKTRAGAPCRGPGMRNGRCRLHGGASPEAPRGKEMACTATALLGRGN from the coding sequence ATGCACCTGTCGCCCCTCTACGGAGCCAAGACGCGGGCCGGCGCCCCCTGCCGCGGCCCCGGGATGCGGAACGGTCGGTGTCGGTTGCACGGAGGCGCTTCGCCTGAGGCGCCAAGGGGCAAGGAAATGGCATGTACCGCCACGGCGCTACTCGGCAGAGGCAATTAA
- a CDS encoding DNA phosphorothioation-associated putative methyltransferase has translation MRYGIIAADRSVFDYGCGQGADVEALTSQGFDAFGWDPHHAPSGPRKPADVVNLGFVINVIEDLRERVETLKAAWGFAQRALCVAVMSLGKASTAGHRPYRDGFVTSRGTFQKYFDQQELRAVVQGATGEAPLSLAPGIVVAFRDKDLEQEVLLRRRSGSLVSGALPRPPLRERPVGAPRMRKERAIVERSPLRERIAPLLHRLRALALRLGRLPEAEEIPGEELASLSTQRVGTQRALELLGEDLAGDAEFAQSSQSRRQDLLVHLALTQVPGAPKYKTLPQSIQADIRAFFRTHAAGLEEGRRLLFAAGDRSGVRADAEAAAAMRLGGIRAEKSFRFRSSALPCLPARLRVMVGCAEVLQGGVDAADFVDIDLEGPRVTMVVCDDIEKPVPFIIERVRVDLGRQKVSMDRREPQSTPIYFKSRYLSPDDNLREGQVEFEATLLATGMFKEGQPEPPWEKVQPALKALDPDILEA, from the coding sequence ATGCGCTACGGCATCATTGCCGCCGATCGCAGTGTGTTCGACTACGGCTGTGGGCAGGGCGCAGACGTCGAGGCGCTGACTTCGCAGGGGTTTGACGCATTCGGTTGGGACCCTCACCATGCGCCATCGGGCCCGCGTAAGCCGGCAGACGTCGTGAACCTCGGCTTCGTCATCAATGTGATCGAGGACCTGCGCGAACGGGTCGAAACCCTGAAGGCGGCGTGGGGTTTCGCGCAGCGGGCCCTGTGCGTGGCAGTGATGTCGCTGGGTAAGGCATCCACTGCCGGTCACCGCCCTTACCGCGACGGCTTCGTGACCTCGCGCGGCACGTTCCAGAAGTACTTCGATCAGCAGGAGCTTCGCGCTGTTGTCCAGGGCGCGACCGGCGAGGCTCCGCTCTCCCTAGCTCCCGGAATCGTCGTCGCGTTCCGGGACAAGGACCTCGAACAGGAGGTCCTGTTGCGCCGCCGATCGGGGAGCCTGGTGTCCGGGGCCCTGCCGCGACCGCCGTTGCGCGAACGGCCCGTTGGGGCGCCGCGAATGCGTAAAGAGCGCGCGATCGTCGAACGCAGCCCGCTGCGGGAGCGGATCGCACCGCTGCTGCACAGACTGCGCGCGCTGGCTCTGCGACTCGGGAGACTCCCCGAGGCGGAAGAGATACCCGGCGAAGAACTTGCCTCTCTCTCGACCCAGCGGGTCGGCACCCAACGCGCCTTGGAACTTCTTGGTGAAGACCTGGCCGGCGACGCGGAATTCGCACAGTCGTCTCAGTCTCGTCGTCAGGACCTTCTGGTCCATTTAGCACTGACTCAGGTTCCGGGCGCACCCAAGTACAAGACGCTACCCCAGTCTATCCAAGCGGACATACGCGCCTTCTTCCGCACGCACGCTGCGGGCCTGGAGGAGGGGCGAAGACTGCTCTTCGCGGCGGGTGACCGCTCGGGCGTGCGGGCAGACGCCGAGGCCGCCGCCGCCATGAGGCTCGGTGGCATCCGAGCGGAGAAGTCCTTCCGCTTCCGGTCGTCGGCTCTGCCCTGTCTTCCCGCTCGCCTGCGCGTAATGGTCGGCTGTGCCGAAGTGCTGCAAGGCGGCGTGGACGCTGCGGACTTCGTCGACATCGACCTGGAGGGGCCGCGCGTCACGATGGTTGTATGCGACGATATCGAGAAGCCGGTCCCGTTCATCATTGAGCGCGTGCGGGTCGACCTCGGCCGCCAGAAGGTGAGCATGGATCGACGTGAGCCGCAGTCGACGCCTATCTACTTCAAGTCCCGCTATTTGTCTCCGGATGATAACTTGCGAGAAGGTCAAGTGGAGTTCGAGGCGACGCTCTTGGCAACTGGCATGTTCAAAGAGGGACAGCCGGAACCGCCGTGGGAAAAGGTCCAGCCCGCTCTAAAGGCGCTCGACCCTGACATTTTGGAGGCCTAG
- a CDS encoding IS630-like element ISMno11 family transposase (programmed frameshift) has protein sequence MPSALSVDLRQRVVSAVAEGASCHQAAARFGVSVASVSRWSRQQEGQGDVTPKPMGGDQRSQRIEAHAELILQTYQAHPQSFLHELCETLQEQGVPVSRSSLSRFFARHRITRKKRATYAAEQEREDVKAAREAWFAGQLELDPERLVFLDETAATTSMVRRYGWAPRGERCRLAAPAGHWKTTTVIAGLRTSGPDAIALLDGPVTGERFRAYVTDTLVPTLRPGDTVILDNLGAHKVAGVREAIAATGARLLYLPPYSPEFNPIEQAFAKLKALLRRAAARSVSELWAAIHQAFKCFSPAECRNYFTAAGYEDDAYAST, from the exons ATGCCCTCAGCTTTGTCTGTCGACCTGCGCCAGCGCGTCGTCTCGGCCGTTGCAGAAGGCGCCTCCTGCCATCAGGCCGCCGCGCGCTTCGGGGTCAGCGTGGCCAGCGTCAGCCGCTGGTCCAGGCAGCAGGAGGGCCAGGGAGATGTCACGCCCAAGCCCATGGGCGGCGACCAGCGCTCGCAGCGCATCGAGGCTCATGCCGAGCTCATCCTGCAGACCTACCAAGCCCACCCGCAGAGCTTCCTGCATGAGCTCTGCGAGACGCTCCAGGAGCAAGGCGTTCCGGTCAGCCGCAGTAGCCTGTCGCGCTTCTTCGCCCGGCACCGCATCACGCGGA AAAAAAGGGCGACGTACGCAGCTGAGCAGGAGCGGGAGGATGTAAAGGCGGCTCGTGAGGCGTGGTTTGCCGGCCAGCTTGAGCTGGATCCGGAGCGACTGGTGTTCCTGGATGAGACCGCCGCCACCACCAGCATGGTCCGCCGCTACGGCTGGGCCCCGCGCGGCGAGCGTTGCCGCCTCGCGGCACCCGCAGGGCACTGGAAAACCACCACTGTGATTGCCGGGCTGCGCACGAGCGGGCCTGACGCGATCGCTCTGCTGGACGGCCCTGTGACGGGCGAACGCTTCCGCGCCTACGTGACCGACACCCTGGTCCCCACCCTGAGACCCGGCGACACCGTGATCCTGGACAATCTGGGCGCTCACAAGGTGGCCGGCGTGCGCGAGGCGATCGCGGCAACCGGGGCCCGGCTGCTTTATCTTCCTCCGTACTCACCTGAGTTCAACCCGATTGAGCAGGCCTTCGCCAAGCTGAAAGCGCTGTTGCGCAGGGCGGCGGCCCGCAGTGTCAGTGAACTCTGGGCGGCGATCCACCAAGCCTTCAAATGCTTCTCGCCGGCTGAGTGCCGCAACTACTTCACAGCTGCTGGATACGAGGATGATGCTTACGCTTCAACCTGA
- a CDS encoding FtsK/SpoIIIE domain-containing protein has protein sequence MPRGAGGGCIVFATPTRDLDVVGATAGEISAISFEKLATDPDLWIEACSNLADLGGRQRAELRNFVVGLHASGVVVGGLRMLANFFLTLNKNRGDKPLERAIDESLPALRICRCAGRFKEPGQKGRLRTPAKWAEILRDLQKQTDDVVHLVNDRGVELDRKTIKEQIDRLATSGRLEETDAETLRSLVADRAIEPGSEWRPTQEAVVQLSWDKVEPVFKSPKKARRKSLGDETLEFFNANFPRALSKAEKELLETIVSEENGPEEDEKVFFHDHRDEFAEDKKLLKRWESYVFSSSNEHSDLLVGLLSAIRDLVLEADVVPSEPKVFARLANADAQSYWKNKNSEISAYLRDRFRGLDKALAPAGVILDFGLLWEAGRTPGNGSPKTGPSARQFKVDLHLLGAADFQDGRPKPDALKAAHSRQLIWSIPANCMGVAYSANLADIAAAAPMGHLPIGRFARAQRSERIVEEGIDLGNRGSIQDVHGNPDGMLFDTNQPSLNAAALFEQGLVKVSSFLPSDVVEAIRMSLAEFRKYYAEAISAMVSGDGLVSDTLFEQAHRFGALLELLRKTARQDLCRKELWEPILLIGTALSEDRPEVAIITPWHPFRLAEAAAKTRRVVAAVRRILAPNGASEASIRRFATGVAEGLETPWHPAVAVRMDGPTRRLFVETDTSFEFSLLESPNTGEGGNTAFDGYSREAASELMAMAAEYLSLQPHERANFSVSLFNADNRELPSRIAERLARKIETEPDLRCDLILTHTDQQRLRQIYAEQNVAISRELDGAIASEAARSFLSRLRVGFLDAETVAQESEGRSRVDIVFLHDVIARSAKTSWRRVDPVDVTYADFCEPDGEQSTRRRPFETGARKTEVFLVANERPSEVQSYLNLVHDLEQDEQDDQFFSFAPVREIVFDDAGVGQVIEKAHKVGNWVVTFDAIADKQLLLANGVSVIRFVAKPGTRHSVIVSTNKHEHTLTNRLEEILGHIADLPAADASAAAKLFVDEAARISGKVVLHAARSEQNANELVGLVLSQALVAKALQDRSTPVAWLLVDDFADLVGHPPGKRADILVVGLVEEDGRPIVDLVVVESKFVAQSAETQEAKDALAQLKATTDHFRDSLVLDKDALNRQTWLSRLADLIAEQGSFDGPVGGRDAAAWAAALRSDGAILRICGVALVFTHDRRDGWGEAAVGKAEEQREVLFDRSDVAKLIRFVRGETVLPPALVLPPSISGGGAAPTGGFLDEPPQAEPAPQPAPPTGTPTPERPALQAPPTSAPVLGAPGALPGPVIEFLMDHASPKAESDGLEWLAAARKKLRAALRNYGFDAEVLGERLTPNAALVRFKGSDRLTVADVEKKQEVLLTSHSLAVIAVHPAPGEVVVMVARPERAFPDLPDVWLRRKFADTIPEVNASFLLGERESDGNMVYLNLANGFNGQPQHGPHTLIAGETGSGKGVLTRNIILDICSTNSPRNARIRMIDPKSGGDYPWIGSLPHLDGGLVTTQPDATETLKQLVEEMEERYARITQTTSNIDRYNAKLPPEERMPRIYVFHDELGDWMADKDNKDYREAVGSYVARLGMKARAAGIHLFLILQRPDKDALPGPIKANMNNKVCLRVSSATNSRIILEEGGAEMLLGKGHFAAKLANEQPANQKSLIYGQAPFLDDDLAFDLALAIGNYWKGR, from the coding sequence ATGCCGCGAGGCGCTGGCGGCGGCTGCATAGTATTTGCGACGCCGACGCGGGACCTCGATGTCGTCGGGGCGACGGCAGGCGAAATCTCCGCCATCTCATTCGAGAAGCTCGCGACCGATCCGGACCTCTGGATAGAAGCCTGCTCGAACCTCGCGGACCTCGGGGGACGGCAAAGGGCCGAACTGAGGAACTTCGTCGTCGGACTCCACGCGTCGGGCGTGGTGGTCGGCGGCCTCCGCATGCTCGCGAACTTCTTCCTAACGCTGAACAAGAACCGGGGCGATAAACCTCTTGAGCGCGCGATCGACGAGTCGCTTCCTGCGCTGAGAATCTGCCGTTGCGCGGGGCGCTTCAAGGAGCCGGGCCAGAAGGGCCGGCTTCGCACGCCGGCCAAGTGGGCGGAGATACTCAGGGACCTGCAGAAGCAGACCGACGACGTCGTGCACCTCGTCAACGATCGCGGCGTTGAACTAGACCGCAAGACGATCAAGGAGCAGATCGATAGACTCGCAACATCGGGACGGCTAGAGGAGACCGATGCTGAGACGCTGCGCAGCCTCGTTGCCGACCGGGCGATCGAGCCGGGCTCCGAGTGGCGCCCGACCCAAGAGGCGGTGGTCCAGCTCTCCTGGGACAAGGTTGAGCCGGTCTTCAAGTCGCCAAAGAAGGCGAGGAGAAAGAGCCTCGGCGATGAGACGCTCGAATTCTTCAACGCGAACTTTCCGCGCGCCCTGTCAAAGGCCGAAAAGGAATTGCTAGAAACGATCGTCAGCGAGGAGAATGGCCCTGAGGAAGACGAGAAGGTCTTTTTCCACGACCATCGCGACGAGTTCGCCGAGGACAAGAAGCTTCTGAAGCGCTGGGAGTCGTACGTCTTCAGTTCGAGCAATGAACACTCGGACCTCCTAGTCGGCCTCCTTTCCGCCATCCGCGACCTCGTCCTCGAGGCCGATGTCGTACCGTCCGAGCCTAAGGTTTTCGCGCGACTGGCGAATGCGGACGCTCAGTCGTATTGGAAGAACAAGAACTCGGAGATTTCGGCGTACCTGCGGGACCGGTTCCGGGGGCTCGACAAGGCCCTAGCGCCAGCTGGTGTGATCCTCGACTTCGGCCTCCTGTGGGAGGCCGGGCGCACACCGGGCAACGGATCGCCCAAAACCGGGCCGAGCGCAAGGCAGTTCAAGGTCGACTTGCACCTCCTCGGCGCCGCGGACTTCCAGGACGGGCGCCCGAAACCGGATGCCCTCAAGGCTGCCCACAGCCGGCAACTGATCTGGTCCATACCGGCGAATTGCATGGGGGTTGCCTACAGTGCCAATCTTGCGGACATCGCGGCCGCCGCGCCAATGGGACACCTGCCGATCGGACGGTTCGCTCGCGCCCAACGGTCCGAGAGGATCGTCGAGGAAGGCATCGACCTCGGAAACCGAGGCTCAATCCAGGACGTGCACGGCAATCCGGACGGCATGCTTTTCGACACTAACCAGCCGTCGCTGAACGCTGCCGCGCTATTCGAGCAGGGCTTGGTGAAGGTGTCGAGCTTTCTCCCCTCGGACGTCGTGGAGGCCATCCGGATGTCGCTGGCCGAGTTCCGGAAGTACTACGCCGAGGCAATCTCCGCGATGGTCTCGGGCGACGGCCTCGTTTCCGACACGCTGTTCGAGCAGGCGCACAGGTTCGGTGCGCTCCTCGAGCTGCTACGCAAGACTGCGCGCCAGGACTTGTGCCGGAAGGAGCTGTGGGAACCGATCCTTCTCATCGGGACCGCCCTGTCGGAGGACCGACCCGAGGTCGCCATCATTACGCCGTGGCATCCTTTCCGGCTGGCTGAGGCGGCCGCCAAAACGCGGCGCGTCGTAGCTGCGGTGCGCAGGATCCTCGCTCCGAACGGCGCGTCGGAAGCCAGTATTCGCCGGTTCGCGACGGGGGTGGCGGAAGGGCTCGAAACGCCGTGGCACCCAGCGGTCGCCGTCCGGATGGACGGGCCGACGCGGCGCCTGTTCGTGGAGACCGACACATCGTTTGAGTTCAGCCTGCTCGAGTCCCCGAACACGGGCGAGGGCGGCAACACCGCCTTCGACGGCTACTCGCGCGAGGCCGCCTCCGAGCTGATGGCGATGGCGGCGGAGTACCTGTCGCTCCAGCCCCACGAGCGAGCCAATTTCTCGGTGTCCTTGTTCAATGCGGATAATCGTGAGCTGCCTTCGCGTATCGCGGAGCGCCTCGCGCGCAAGATCGAGACGGAGCCGGACCTGCGTTGCGACCTGATCTTGACCCACACGGACCAGCAGAGGCTGCGCCAGATCTACGCCGAGCAGAACGTCGCCATCAGCCGCGAACTCGACGGCGCGATCGCGAGCGAAGCCGCGCGGTCGTTCCTGTCGCGCCTCAGGGTTGGGTTCCTCGATGCGGAGACCGTCGCGCAGGAGTCGGAAGGCAGGAGTCGCGTGGACATCGTATTCCTGCACGACGTCATCGCGCGCAGTGCCAAGACGTCCTGGCGCCGTGTCGATCCGGTGGACGTCACCTACGCCGACTTCTGTGAGCCGGACGGCGAGCAGTCGACGAGGCGGCGTCCCTTCGAGACCGGTGCCCGCAAGACCGAGGTCTTCCTCGTTGCGAATGAGCGGCCGTCCGAGGTCCAGAGTTATCTGAATCTTGTTCACGACCTGGAGCAGGACGAGCAGGACGATCAGTTCTTCAGCTTCGCCCCAGTGCGTGAGATTGTGTTTGATGACGCAGGAGTGGGCCAGGTGATCGAGAAGGCTCACAAAGTCGGCAACTGGGTCGTGACCTTCGACGCGATCGCGGACAAGCAACTTCTACTCGCGAATGGGGTCAGTGTGATCCGGTTCGTGGCGAAGCCGGGGACGCGGCACAGCGTCATCGTCTCTACGAACAAGCACGAGCATACGTTGACGAACCGCCTGGAGGAAATCCTCGGGCATATCGCCGACCTCCCGGCCGCCGATGCGTCAGCGGCGGCGAAGCTGTTCGTCGACGAGGCAGCGCGCATCTCGGGCAAAGTCGTGCTGCACGCGGCACGCAGCGAGCAGAACGCCAACGAGCTAGTGGGCCTGGTCCTCAGCCAGGCCCTTGTCGCCAAGGCGCTGCAAGACCGGTCCACGCCCGTCGCGTGGCTGCTCGTCGACGACTTCGCGGACCTCGTGGGGCACCCGCCCGGCAAGCGCGCGGACATCCTCGTCGTCGGCCTAGTCGAGGAGGATGGGCGTCCGATCGTTGACCTGGTCGTCGTCGAGAGCAAGTTCGTGGCCCAAAGCGCCGAGACGCAGGAAGCGAAGGACGCCCTTGCGCAGCTCAAAGCGACGACGGACCACTTCCGCGACAGCCTTGTCCTCGACAAGGATGCCTTGAACCGCCAGACGTGGCTGTCCAGGCTAGCGGACCTGATCGCAGAACAGGGCTCATTCGATGGGCCAGTCGGCGGCCGGGACGCCGCAGCATGGGCCGCCGCCTTGCGCTCTGATGGTGCGATCCTCCGCATCTGCGGCGTGGCGCTCGTCTTTACGCACGACCGCCGCGACGGGTGGGGCGAGGCCGCCGTCGGCAAGGCCGAGGAGCAGAGGGAGGTCCTCTTCGACCGGAGCGACGTCGCGAAGCTGATACGCTTCGTAAGGGGTGAAACGGTCCTTCCGCCGGCCCTCGTCCTGCCGCCTTCTATCAGCGGCGGCGGCGCCGCACCGACCGGCGGGTTCCTTGACGAGCCGCCGCAGGCTGAGCCCGCTCCCCAGCCCGCACCACCGACGGGGACGCCCACTCCCGAGCGTCCGGCTCTGCAGGCGCCGCCGACGTCAGCGCCGGTCCTAGGCGCCCCCGGCGCTCTTCCCGGTCCGGTCATCGAGTTCCTGATGGACCACGCGTCTCCGAAGGCCGAGTCAGATGGCTTGGAGTGGTTAGCCGCGGCCCGCAAGAAGCTAAGGGCTGCCCTGAGGAACTACGGCTTCGACGCTGAGGTGCTCGGCGAACGCCTAACGCCGAACGCGGCCCTGGTGCGCTTCAAGGGAAGCGACCGGCTGACCGTAGCCGACGTTGAAAAGAAGCAGGAAGTGCTGCTCACCTCGCACAGCCTTGCGGTAATCGCGGTCCATCCCGCCCCAGGCGAGGTAGTGGTCATGGTGGCGCGTCCGGAACGCGCGTTCCCCGACCTCCCTGATGTCTGGCTGAGGCGGAAGTTCGCGGACACCATTCCCGAGGTGAACGCGTCGTTCCTGCTCGGGGAGCGGGAGAGCGACGGAAACATGGTCTATCTGAACCTGGCGAACGGATTCAATGGACAGCCGCAGCACGGGCCGCACACGCTAATTGCGGGCGAGACCGGCAGCGGCAAGGGCGTGCTGACCCGGAACATCATCTTGGACATCTGCTCAACGAACTCGCCGCGGAACGCACGCATCCGGATGATCGACCCGAAGAGCGGTGGCGACTATCCCTGGATTGGGAGCCTGCCCCACCTTGATGGTGGCCTAGTCACGACACAGCCCGACGCGACGGAGACGCTCAAGCAACTCGTCGAGGAGATGGAGGAGAGGTACGCAAGAATCACCCAGACAACGTCCAACATCGACCGTTATAACGCGAAGCTGCCTCCCGAAGAGCGAATGCCGCGCATCTACGTCTTCCACGACGAGCTAGGTGACTGGATGGCGGACAAGGACAACAAGGATTACCGTGAGGCAGTCGGCAGCTATGTCGCCCGTCTCGGCATGAAGGCACGCGCGGCGGGCATCCACCTCTTCCTGATCCTGCAACGGCCGGACAAGGATGCGCTGCCAGGGCCGATCAAGGCGAACATGAACAATAAGGTCTGCCTGCGCGTGTCCTCGGCGACCAACTCGCGCATCATCCTCGAAGAGGGCGGCGCCGAGATGCTGTTGGGCAAGGGCCATTTTGCGGCGAAGCTCGCAAATGAGCAGCCGGCCAACCAGAAGAGCCTGATATACGGTCAGGCCCCGTTCCTCGACGACGACCTGGCGTTCGATCTGGCGCTGGCGATCGGGAACTACTGGAAGGGGAGATAG
- a CDS encoding IS66-like element ISMno2 family transposase, whose product MGRSELERLSKQELIELVLRLQRPEKTSRTSSKPPSTDRKERREQAKPGGAKPGHEGHSRTLSPDPDEIVAHRPGHCPCCGGVLAPDLPAEIVSVCEQIDLPAVAPMVTQHQRLAVRCPACGTRVVAPVPQAARGTPFGPRLHAVAVYLKTFQALSYERLQAALSDLFGLTLSQGGLMNLLRRAQRQFRADREAAVSALRRAAVVASDETGVRIEGSNSYHWVFRSDAAVVHHAASTRAAAVVHAMMDGHRPSVWLSDRYTAQQGHGEHHQTCLAHLARDVAYAVEVSDDPVPLRLQLWLGSVFSLAERVTDLAASTLSAKRRALDRQLSAILAAPSRCDLTRALQAKIGRARDQLLVFLDHPGRVAVTNNACERALRPAVVQRKVTNGYRAMWAAAGEADVRTVVDTARLSGAGTFATILNIIRA is encoded by the coding sequence ATGGGCCGCAGCGAGCTGGAACGCCTGAGCAAGCAGGAGCTGATCGAGCTGGTGCTGCGGCTGCAGCGCCCCGAGAAGACCTCGCGCACCTCGTCCAAGCCGCCCTCGACCGACCGCAAGGAGCGGCGCGAGCAGGCCAAGCCCGGCGGCGCCAAGCCGGGTCACGAGGGACATAGCCGAACGCTCAGCCCCGATCCCGACGAGATCGTCGCTCACCGCCCGGGTCACTGCCCCTGCTGCGGAGGTGTTCTGGCTCCGGATCTGCCGGCCGAGATCGTCAGCGTGTGCGAGCAGATCGACTTGCCCGCGGTGGCACCGATGGTCACCCAGCATCAACGGCTCGCCGTCCGCTGCCCGGCTTGTGGCACGCGCGTCGTCGCTCCAGTGCCGCAGGCCGCACGCGGCACGCCGTTCGGCCCGCGCCTGCACGCGGTGGCGGTGTATCTGAAGACCTTCCAGGCTCTGTCCTACGAGCGGCTGCAGGCCGCGTTGTCGGACCTGTTCGGGCTCACCTTGAGCCAGGGCGGGCTGATGAACCTGCTGCGTCGGGCCCAGAGGCAGTTCCGTGCCGATCGCGAAGCTGCGGTCTCGGCGCTGCGCCGGGCCGCGGTAGTCGCCTCGGATGAGACCGGCGTGCGCATCGAGGGCAGCAACTCGTATCATTGGGTGTTCCGCTCGGACGCAGCGGTCGTTCATCACGCGGCCTCGACGCGGGCCGCCGCGGTGGTGCACGCGATGATGGACGGACACCGGCCGTCCGTGTGGCTGTCGGACCGCTACACCGCCCAGCAGGGCCACGGTGAGCATCACCAGACCTGCCTGGCGCATTTGGCCCGTGACGTCGCCTACGCGGTCGAGGTCAGCGACGACCCCGTGCCGCTGCGCCTACAACTCTGGCTGGGAAGCGTGTTCAGCCTGGCCGAGCGCGTCACCGACCTGGCCGCCTCGACGCTCTCGGCCAAGCGCCGGGCCCTGGATCGGCAGCTGTCCGCCATCCTCGCTGCACCAAGCCGCTGCGATCTGACCCGCGCTCTGCAAGCCAAGATCGGCCGAGCCCGCGACCAGCTCCTGGTCTTCCTCGACCATCCCGGCCGCGTGGCGGTCACCAACAACGCTTGCGAGCGCGCGCTGCGCCCGGCAGTGGTGCAGCGGAAGGTGACGAACGGCTATCGGGCCATGTGGGCGGCCGCGGGTGAGGCGGACGTGCGCACCGTCGTCGACACGGCCCGCCTCTCGGGGGCCGGCACCTTCGCCACTATCCTCAACATCATCCGCGCCTGA
- a CDS encoding phosphoadenosine phosphosulfate reductase family protein produces the protein MTVTPAKMKEAAADASRRHIVPLSGGKDSTAMSIYLAQTYPNLEFEFVFCDTGAELPETYEYLDRLEHVLGQAIARISALEMLDVRAKPGRSAFDVVLYDHFNGYLPSPRSRWCTRMLKIHPYEKYIGSAPAYSYIAIRADENRQGYTGSGKPVLLSEEPNIVPVYPFKDDGLGFADVQKLLDDSGLGLPRYYEWRSRSGCYFCFYQQIAEWQGLKERHPNLFERAKTYETHSGRDYTWVDGRSLDDVEKMSRRTLKAKSDEDGCAICHL, from the coding sequence ATGACGGTAACACCAGCAAAGATGAAAGAGGCCGCAGCGGACGCGTCGCGGCGACATATCGTGCCGCTGTCGGGCGGCAAGGACTCAACAGCGATGTCAATCTACCTCGCGCAGACTTATCCGAATCTCGAATTCGAGTTTGTCTTCTGCGACACTGGTGCAGAGCTGCCGGAGACCTACGAGTATCTTGACCGCCTGGAGCACGTGCTGGGACAGGCAATCGCACGCATCTCGGCGCTAGAAATGCTCGATGTCCGCGCCAAGCCCGGGCGCTCAGCGTTCGATGTAGTGCTTTACGACCACTTCAACGGCTACTTGCCAAGCCCGCGGTCGCGCTGGTGCACGCGGATGCTCAAGATCCATCCCTACGAAAAGTACATCGGCAGCGCGCCGGCCTACTCCTATATTGCAATCCGCGCCGATGAGAACCGACAAGGCTACACAGGTAGCGGCAAGCCCGTCCTTCTATCGGAGGAGCCGAATATCGTGCCAGTCTATCCCTTCAAAGACGACGGCCTCGGATTTGCTGACGTACAGAAATTGCTCGACGACAGTGGTCTCGGTCTTCCGCGCTACTACGAGTGGCGCAGCCGGTCGGGATGCTATTTCTGTTTCTACCAGCAGATCGCTGAATGGCAGGGGCTCAAGGAGCGCCATCCCAACCTGTTCGAGAGAGCGAAGACCTACGAGACGCACAGCGGGCGTGACTACACGTGGGTCGACGGACGCTCCCTCGACGACGTTGAGAAGATGTCGCGCCGCACCCTCAAGGCGAAGTCGGACGAGGACGGCTGCGCGATCTGCCATCTCTGA